Genomic segment of Limnohabitans sp. INBF002:
ACGTACCGCCGTATTTATGAACAATCAATGCCATATTTATTTAAAAGTGTTGTGTTATGGGCAAAAAACCTACAGATTGTAGCAACGCAACACAGCCCCATCGCGACGCACAAACCCACGCCCCACCTTGATGTCGATGTGGTGGCCTCGCGTGGTGCAAGCTTTCACTTGAACCAGTAACGCTTGCAGTTGCGCCGCACTGGCTTGCGAATGTTCGAGCGCCAGCCAATGACGCAACACATTCGATTGCCGCGCCTCACTCAGGTGCTGCAAGGCTTTGATAGCGGGCGGGTTGCCCACAAGCTGCAAATCATGATCCGCCACCTCTTGCAACAAGGTTTGCGCTTGTGCCGCGTGTGAGGCGCTGCGTGCAAAGGTTTGTCTGAATGAAGGAAACGCTTGCTCAATCACGGGCAGCAACGCCGCACGGATGCGGTTGCGCGTGTAGCGCGTGTCAGTGTTGGTGGGGTCTTCGACCCAAGTCTCGCCTGCGGCTTTCAAAGCATCACGCAGTTGCGAGCCTGGCACATCCAACCAAGGGCGGTGATAGGTCACACCCTGGCGCTGTGCCACAGCAGGCATGCACGCCAGCCCCGGCAAGCCCGCGCCACGCGAGAGCGCCAGCAACAAGGTTTCGGCTTGGTCATCCGCGTGTTGGGCCAAGGCCATGTGTTGGATCTGCCCACCCCAGTTGTTTTGCAGCGCCTCGGCCAGTGCGCGGTAACGGGCTTGGCGGGCCGCGTCTTCTGGGCTTTCGCCTGCGACGTGCGTGGCATTCACGCGCTGCACCACCAGTGGCACATGCAAGCGTTCGCACAAAGCCACGCAGTGCGCCTCAAAACCATCCGCAGCCGCTTGCAAGCCGTGATGCACATGCACGGCATACACCCTGCCCGGCCAGCGAGTGGCACAAGCGATGACTAAAGCGGTGGAATCGGCCCCGCCGCTGAGCGCAACGGCGAATGGGCCTAAATGCTGGAGCGCGTCCAGCGAGGGAAAGTTAGCGGGCGTCAGCTTTGGTGTCGGTGTAACGGCCATAGCTTTGCAGACGCTCGTAGCGCTTGTCGAGCAGCTCTTTGACCTTCATGTCGGTCACTTGGCGCCATGCGTCGTTCAAGCCGCGCTTGAGCTGAGCCGCCATTTGCTTGGGGTCGCGGTGTGCGCCACCCACGGGCTCGTTCACGATTTTGTCAACCAAGCCCAAAGCCTTCAGGCGATGGGCAGTGATGCCCAGCTGTTCCGCAGCGTCTTCGGCGCGCTCAGATGTTTTCCACAAAATCGAGGCGCAACCTTCGGGGCTGATGACCGAGTACACCGAGTACTGCAGCATCAACACTTGGTCTGCCACGCTGATGGCCAACGCGCCGCCCGAGCCACCTTCACCAATGATGGTGGTGATGATGGGCACTTCGAGCTGAGCCATTTCAAAAATGTTGCGGCCAATGGCTTCGGACTGACTGCGCTCTTCCGCGTCAATGCCGGGGTAAGCGCCGGGCGTGTCGACAAACGTGAACACGGGGAGCTTGAACTTCTCGGCGGTCTTCATCAAGCGCAAGGCTTTGCGGTAACCCTCAGGGCGGCTCATGCCAAAGTTACGCGCAGCGCGCTCTTTGGTGTCGCGGCCTTTTTGTTGACCCAAGACCATGCAGGCGTTGCCGTTGAAACGGGCCAAACCACCCACGATGCTCAAGTCATCGGCAAAGTGGCGGTCGCCATGCATTTCCACGAAGTCGGTGAAGATGTCGTTGATGTAGTCCAGCGTGTAAGGACGCTCGGCGTGGCGGGCAATCTTGGTGATTTGCCAAGGTGTGAGGTCGCTGTAAATTTCTTTGGTCAGCTGCAAGCTTTTCTTGCTGAGCTGGTCAATCTCGTCCGAAATATCCACTGCTGACTCGCTTTGCACATAGCGCAGTTCGTCGATCTTGCCTTCAAGTTCAGCAATCGGTTGTTCAAAGTCGAGGAAGGTTTTTTTAGCCAAAATTAATTACTCCTTAGCTGCTCAATATTCCACTGGCAGCGGATCTAGCGAGCGCCAAATATACCAAGTTGCCACACTGCAATAAGGGGCCCATGCCGCAGCCACTTCTCGGGCTTCGCTGCGGCTGACCGCCTCACCTGAAAAATAGTTGTGGCTGATGCCATTGATCAGGCCCACATCATCCAGCGGCAACACGTTGGGGCGCATGAGGTGAAAGATCAAAAACATCTCAGCCGTCCAACGGCCAATGCCGCGAATGGCCACCAGTTCTTCGATGATGGCGTCGTCCGTCATCTCGGACCACTTTTTCACATGCAAAGCGCCGTTGTCAAAGTGCAGCGCCAAATCAACGATGTACTCCACCTTGCGGGCCGACAAACCGGCTGCGCGCATGTCGTCCACCTTGAGCTTCAGTACATTGGCGGGCGTGATTTTTCGAGGCAGCTTGACAAAGCGGTCCCACACAGTTTGAGCGGCCTTGACCGACACCTGCTGACCCACAATGCTACGAGCCAGCGTGACAAAAGCATCTCCGCGTGACTGCAGCGAAGCCTCACCAAACTGAGGGATGAGGCGCTTCATCACCCGGTCTTTTTTAACCAAGTGTTTGCATGCCTCTGCCCAATACTCGGGCGTGGCGATGGTGACTTTGTCTTGACCCACGATCACTTAGCCACGCTCCCATGTCGTGCCCGTGGGCGAATCTTTAAGCACGATGCCATCAGCAGCTAAGGCTTGGCGAATGCGGTCTGCCTCGGCAAAATTCTTGGCCGCCTTGGCGGCAGCGCGGGCCGCGATTTGGGCCTGAATGGCTTCTTCGTCCACGCCTGCACCGGCTTGGGCAAAGGCTTTGGGGTCGTCTTGCAACAAACCCAACACGCCGCCCAAGGCTTTGAGCAAACCAGCGGTCTGCGCCGATTGCGTGCGGTTGACTTCGCTGGCGAGTTCAAACAACACGGCGACGGCTTCGGGGGTGCCAAAGTCTTCGTCCATGGCGGCTTTGAAGCGTGCGGCATGGGGCTCAGCCCAATCGATCGTCACTTCATCAGGCGTCACTGTGCCCAACGCGGTGTAGAGGCGCTTCAAGGCGCCACGGGCGTCGTTCAAATGCACATCGCTGTAATTGAGCTGGCTGCGGTAGTGGCTGCGCACCACAAAGAAACGCACAGTTTCGGCGTCAAATTCTTTGAGCACATCACGGATGGTGAAGAAATTGCCCAAACTCTTGGACATTTTTTCGTTGTCCACATTGATGAAGCCGTTGTGCATCCACACGCTGGCCATCTTTTGGCCGTTCGCGCCTTCGCTTTGGGCAATTTCGTTTTCGTGGTGCGGGAACTGCAAATCAGCGCCACCGCCGTGGATGTCAAAGCTTTGGCCCAACATCTCGCAGCTCATGGCCGAGCACTCGATGTGCCAGCCGGGGCGGCCTGCGCCAAAGGGGCTGGCCCATTTCACTTCGTCGGGCTCGCTTGTTTTTGCCGATTTCCACAGCACAAAGTCCAGCGGGTCTTGCTTGCCATCGTCGACCGCCACGCGCTCGCCCGCTTGCAACTCGTCCAGCGACTTGCCGGACAACTTGCCATAGCCGGGAAACTTGCGCACGGCGTAGTTCACATCGCCGTTGCTGGCTTGGTAGGCCAAGCCTTTGTCTTGCAAGATGCCAATCATGGCCAGCATTTGCGGCACATAGTCCATGGCACGGGGCTCGTGCGTGGGGCGCTCGATGCCCAAAGCGTCGGCGTCTTGGTGCAAGGCGTCGATCATGCGATCGGTCAGGCCGCGCACGGTTTCGCCGTTTTCTAACGAACGCTTGATGATCTTGTCGTCAATGTCGGTGATGTTGCGCACATAGGTCACGCGGTAGCCGCTGGCCTTGAGCCAGCGCTGCACCACATCAAACGCCACCATCGAACGGGCATGGCCCAAATGGCACAGGTCGTACACGGTCATGCCGCACACGTACATGCGCACATGGCCAGGTTCTAACGGCGAAAAGTTCTCCAGCGCACGCGTGAGCGTGTTGTGAATGCGAAGCGTCATGAGTGAATCGAGAGAAGACCGCAATGAAGGGTCGGTAATGAGGTGAAAGCCAAAGAGTCGTCCAGACCCTCTGTTTTACAATGCCTCCAGTATACAAAGCACATGACAAACCCTCACGCCCCCTCCTCAGCCAAGTATTTGGCAATGCCTGCTGCTCGCCAAACCTTCGCGCAAACCCGATGGGTGACTGCATGGACCTTGGGTTTGGCTTTGGGTTTCAGTTCATTGAACGTGACCGCGCAAAGTGTTGAGGCCTTGGAGTGGCAGCCCGGCCAATCCACCCTCCCCACTGTGATCAGCACACCCCACAACGACGTGCGCAAGCTGTTGCGTCAAGCCAAGTACCCGCAAGCCTTGCTGCTGGTCAACAAAGGCTTGGCGGCCAACCCACGAGACCCGCAAATGCAGTTTTGGCAGGGTTATATTTTTGAGCAGCTGGGGCAGCCAGAGATGGCATTGAAGGTCTACATCGATCTCACACAAGAGTACCCCGAGCTGGCTGAGCCCCACAACAATTTGGGAGTGATCTACGCAGCCAAGGGCGACTACCCCAATGCCAAGGCCTCCTTAGACAAGGCCTTGCGTGCAAACCCAAATTACGCCGCAGCCCACGAGAATATGGGAGACCTGCTGGTCAACATGGCACGCCATTCGTATGCGCAATCTTTGGCCATTGAGCCTAAGCAGCGTGATCTCACTCAAAAAATGGAACGGCTCAAACCCGTTCTCGCAATGACCCAAGGCAAACCATGACACTTTCATTGTTGAACCGCCGCACCTTGTGTGGCCTCAGTTTTTGCGCCCTCGCCTGGTTGGGTTTGGCGCCAGCCGCCATCGCCCAAGACGCACCCCGCGTCAAGTTCGTCACCAACGCGGGCGAGTTTGTGGTTGAGGTCTACCCAGACAAAGCCCCCAAGACGGTCGACAACTTTTTGCAATACGTGCGCGACAAACACTACGAAGGCACCATTTTTCACCGCGTGATTGGCAACTTCATGGTGCAAGGCGGTGGCTACGACCAACGCTACATTGAACGCCGCACACGCCCCCCTGTTGAACACGAAGGCCGCGAAGCCTTGGCCAAAGGCGGTCCGCGCAACACCGTGGGCACCCTTGCCATGGCGCGCACCAATGTGCCGAATTCAGCCACAGCTCAGTTCTTCATCAACGTGGTGGACAACGGTTTTCTAGACCCCTCCCCCCAACAACCCGGCTACACCGTGTTTGGCAAAGTGATCTCGGGCATGGAGACCATCACCAAGATCAAAAGCGTACAGACTGGCTTCGGCGGTCCCTTCCCCTCGGATGTGCCACGCACCCCCATCGTCATTCAATCCGCCACGGTGCTCTGAGCACGCGCTGGCTTCACTCTTTCATAAGGAAACACCATGAGCAACCCACAAGTCGAACTGCACATCTTGGACCACGGCGTCATCACCATCGAACTCGACGCTGAAAAAGCACCGAAATGCACAGAGAACTTCTTGCACTACGTGAACAAAGGTCACTACGACAAAACCATTTTTCACCGCGTGATTCCCGGCTTCATGGTCCAAGGCGGCGGTTTCGAGCCCGGCATGACGCAAAAAGAATGCGACGCGCCGATTGAAAACGAAGCCAACAACGGCCTCAAAAACAACCACTACACGCTGGCCATGGCCCGCACGTCTGACCCACACTCGGCCACCGCCCAGTTCTTCATCAACGTGGCTGACAACGAGTTTTTGAACCACAAAGCACCCAGCATGCAAGGCTGGGGCTATGCCGTGTTTGGCAAAGTCGTGAGCGGCAATGACGTGGTCGACAAAATCGCCGCCGTCAAAACCGGCCGCAAAGGCTTCCATGACGACGTGCCCAAAGAAGACGTGGTGATTGAGAAAGCCGTCGCGCTCTAATCACGGATGACGCATCTGCCACCCGCGCCTAGCGAGACACCGTGTGTGCGGGCCCAGCCCGCGTGGCAGCGCATCGACTTCATTTCCGACCTGCACCTAGATGCAGGCGAGCCTGCCACCTTCGAGGCGTGGGCCCAGCACATGGCACACACCCCAGCAGACGCCCTCTTCATCTTGGGCGATTTGTTTGAAGTGTGGGTGGGCGATGACAACCCAGACCCCTTCGCCCTGCAATGCATGGCCGTTCTCAAAGCCACGGCGTTGCGCATGCCTGTGTATTTCATGTGCGGCAACCGCGACTTTTTGGTGGGCGCTGAGTTGCTCAGCACCACGGGCATGCAAGGCCTGAGCGACCCCACGGTGCTAGACCTTGGGACTGCGGGAGATTCAACGCCCACGCGCATCTTGCTCAGCCACGGCGACGCGCTGTGTTTGGACGACCACGATTACTTGGCGTTTCGCGCCCAAGTGCGCCAATCTGAATGGCAAGCCGCCTTCTTAGCCAAACCTTTGGCTGAGCGCCAAGCCTATGCGCGCAGCGTGCGCGCCCAAAGCGAAGCACTCAAACGCAGCCACGCTGATTACGCAGATGTAGACACCCAAGCCGCCATCGCATGGCTCAAGGCCACGGATGCGCAAGTGCTGCTGCACGGCCACACCCACAAGCCTGCTGTGCATGACTTAGGTGACGGCCTGAGCCGTTGGGTACTGAGCGATTGGCATGCGGATAGCCAACCACCTCGCTTGGAGGTGCTGAGCTGGTTACGAGAAGAAGCGCACAACCCCACGCACGGGCTGCGTCGATTGACCTTGACTACAAACTAGGGCCTTCACCGAAGCTTGATTGACGCGCTATCGCAACACACATAAAAAACGGCGCTGATAGGCGCCGTTTTGTTTGACTTGGGAACAAGCCCCCTTTGTGCGTGCTGATAACTTAGCGCTTGAGCAACACTTTCAGCGCCGCTTGCAAGCGACGAGCTGCGGCTTCGTCATACGCACCACCCAACACTTGCGCGGCGTCAGCCGCCCAAGTCATTTGTGGAGATGGGTCGTTGCGACGTGTGAGCATTTGCAACTGCAAAGCACGACGGGCATCCATCTGCGCAGCGGGCGTGGGCAAATCAGCCGCCACTTCCAAACGCAACAACGGCGTAACCGCGTCACCTTTAGGCTGAGCGGCCAAGGCTTGTGACCATTGCGTGCGTTGGGCTGGCGACAGTTTGCTGCCAATCGCTTGCGCAGCTGGCAGTTGCGCGGCGTCGCGCTTTTCCCACGCGTGCATGAGCTGGGTCAGCACTTCGCCATGGGCTTGTGCAGCCAAGCGGCGCAAGGCGTCTTGTGCAGATTCCAAGGCGTGACGTTGGGCGCGGAAAGCCGCGTCACCCAAACGAGGACCACGTGGTGCAAAGCCCTCGCGACCACCGTCGCGTGAAGGCTTGCCATCACGGCCAAAGCTAGGCTTGTCGCCAAACTTGCCACCGGGCTTGCCATCACGACCACCGCGCGCTGCAGGGGCAGCCTCGGTGCGCTTTTGGCCTGGGCGGTCATCGCCACGCACAGCCACCACTGGACGGGGGGCTGCTTTTGGCTTGACGGGCGCAGCTTCAGCCACGGGTTCAGCAACGGCGTCCTCTGAAACTGAGGCGTCCGTGACGTCGCCAGCGCTTGTGTCGCTGGGTGCGGTTTCTGTAGCGGGGGCTTCAGAGGCATCGCTGGGTGTCACAGCTTCTGCAGCTTGTTCAATCGAAGCAGCTGGGGTGGCCGCAGCCGCAGGGCTTGCCACCACTTCACCGCGAGCGATTTGTTCCAGTGCTTGCATGGCCGCACGAATGGCCGCGCCGTCGCCTTTGGCTGTGGCAGAGTCCAACGCTTTGGCGGCGTCAAGCACGGCTTTGTCGTACGGCGTCAGCGCGGCTTGCGATTGCTCGCGCACCGACGATTTGCGGGCAAAGGCTTCGTCAATCGGTTGGCGGAAGGCGTCCCACAATTTTTGTTCTTGCTTGCGGTCCAACACCACGGTGTGGGCTTCTTCTTGCCAACGCTGTTGCAGCGCTTTGACAGCGTCCACACGCAAGCTGGTAGCCGCACCCAAGGCTTGGGCTTCGGCAATCAAGGCGTGACGGCGAGCCAAGCTGGCTTTTTGTGCGTTTTCCAACGGCTCGTGTGCGGCGTGAATGGCGGTTTTCCAAACGGGCTGCAATTCAGCAAACATTTTTTCGCTCAGGTGGCCGCTCTCGCGCCAGCGTTGGGCGAACTGGTGCAACTGACGCGCCACGCCTTTCCAGTCTGGGCCATTGGCGTGTTCAACCGACCAGGCTTTGACTTCTTCAATCAAGGCCAAGCGCTGGGCTTTGTGCGCAGTGGTTTGCGCGCGGGCTTCTTTGAGCCAGGCGTCCACCACTTCGTGGGCGCGGTTACAAGCCGAGTCGAAACGCTTCCACAACGCGGGGTTGGGCGCGGCTTCTTTGTCGATTTTTTTCCATTGCTCGCGCAAATTGCGCAAGGTTTCTTGCATTTTGCGACCACCCATGGCGGGGATGCGCGCCACGTCGTCGGCTTTGGCCGCAGGTTTTTCAGCTTCCACGGCTTGCGTTGTGGCTTCAGGTGCGGCGGTCTCAGCCGATGGCGCTGCTTCTGCGACGCTTGGGGCGACTTCTGCGGCAGGAGCCTCTGTAACAACCGGCTCAATCACCACAGCCTCTTGCGCAGCGTCCTCCGCCTTGGCCGCTTTAGCCTTCGCAGGCTTAGCCGCAGGCGCGGGCTTGAACAAAGCCTCGGCTTGCATGGCCAGCTCTAAACGCTTTTGGTCCACCACAGCCTTGTCGGCAGTGGGTTTGACTTTGCGGGTGGCATCCACGCCAGCGGCAGCGGGCTTGGGGGCTTTGGCAGGTGCAGCGGCTTGGGGCAACACTTCGCCACGGGCCACACGAATTTGGTCAGACCAGGCGGGCACGGCGGGCAATGGCGCGGCAGCATCGGCAGCAGCGGCTTCGGTCAGTGTCAACGCCTCGCAGAAAGCGGTCCACACGGCTTGCACCTGTTGGGTGCTGGTTTGCAAAGCAGGCGCAAATTTGGCGTCCACGCTGGGCCATTGGGCGTCTGCCGCCAAGGCTTGGGCTTGTGCCACCCAACGGTCGAGGTCGGCTTGCAGCGCATCGCGTTGGGCCAAGGCATCTTGCCAAGGTTTGGTGGACAACACTTCAATGCGCTGGGCCAACAACACAGCGGCTTCGCGCTGCACTTGGGTTTGGTGTTGCAGGTCTTCAATGGCTTTGACGCGCTCGGCCAAGGCGGTTTTCAAACCGGCCAATGGCTCGCGAGACAACGGGGCACCGGCTTTGGCAGCATCACGCTGCCAACCCATGGCATCGCCCAAATTGATGTGGGCCGCATCGCGCAGGGCTTCGCCTTTGGCGGCCCACTCTTGCACCAACGCATCTTGGTCTTTGCTGCGGCGCAGCTCGTCGAGCTTCTCGCGCAGCACTTTGGCGGCGCCCTTGTCGCGGTGGCTCATTTCGTCGAAGACGGCTTGCAGTTGCTCCAACGTGGGCTGGCCAGCCAGCCAGTCGCGCAGGCGCGCGGTGCGGTCTGCCGAGGTGGAAACGGTAAAGGCCCCGCCAGTCAATTTGTCTAAGGCGGCGAGGTCGAGGGGTTTGTTCGAAGAATCAGTCACAAGTAGGGCTCACAGTAAATTAGAGGCGATTGTCGCCGAGGCTTTAAAATTTTGGCCTATTCGCTATTTATAAATTTATGCCTATTCCTATGTTCGCCAGATTACAGCTAGGTCTACGTACCTTTGCAACGGACGTGGCGCAAGGTTTTTTTGCCATTTCTCACAACGGCTTGGCCGTGGTGGGCTTGTCCATCTTCTTTTTCGCCGTGGCGCTGACGGTGCGCCCCGACCTGCGTGTGGTGACAGAAGCCAAGGTCATCAGCTGGCTACAAGAGCGCCAGTACGACGAAACAGGCATCGCCACTGATGCCGAGGCGGTTGACCGTGCCACCGCCACCGACCCCCGCGACCTGCCCAAACAACAAGCCAACCTCGCCTATTGGTTGAGCAAAAAATACCGCGTGGCGCCAGAACCTTTGAGCGCTTTGGTCTCAGAAGCCTACGACGTGGGCCCCAGCAACCAAATTGAGCCCACCCTCATCTTGGCCGTCATGGCTGTGGAGTCTGGCTTTAACCCCTTTGCCCAAAGCCATGTGGGCGCCCAAGGCCTGATGCAAGTGATGACCAAGGTCCACGAGCAGAAATACCAAGGCTTTGGTGGCGCTTTGGCCGCGTTTGACCCCGTGGCCAACGTGCGCGTGGGCGTCAACGTGCTCAAAGAGTGCATCAACCGGGCAGGTAGCTTGGAAGGCGGCCTCAAGCTCTATGTGGGCGCTGGCAATATGAAAGACGACCAAGGCTACGCTGGCAAGGTCATGGCCGAAAACGCCCGCCTGCAACAAGTGGCCAAAGGCGTGAAAGTGCCAATTACCCCGCCACCGTCGACGGCTGCCGAGGCCGCCACGGCCCGTTTGGAAAGCCTGTGGGAGAAAGCCCAGCGCTTGACGCCCTTTGGCAAAGACCCCAAAGACGACGAGGAACCACGGTAAACTCTGTTTCGCGCGCAACTGGCGATAGGCGTGCGGGGCACCAGCCCCGTACCGCTGACGTGGATGTATGACCACTGGGAAGCGCGCAGCCTCTTTCATGAAGAGGTGTTTTGCCGTTCGCCTGGGCAGCCCTGCCGCTCTTTTCCGAGTTATAGCCGGGACACCACCTTTTTCTAGGACTGCCAGTATGTACGACCGCAACATCACCATCGA
This window contains:
- a CDS encoding lytic transglycosylase domain-containing protein gives rise to the protein MFARLQLGLRTFATDVAQGFFAISHNGLAVVGLSIFFFAVALTVRPDLRVVTEAKVISWLQERQYDETGIATDAEAVDRATATDPRDLPKQQANLAYWLSKKYRVAPEPLSALVSEAYDVGPSNQIEPTLILAVMAVESGFNPFAQSHVGAQGLMQVMTKVHEQKYQGFGGALAAFDPVANVRVGVNVLKECINRAGSLEGGLKLYVGAGNMKDDQGYAGKVMAENARLQQVAKGVKVPITPPPSTAAEAATARLESLWEKAQRLTPFGKDPKDDEEPR
- a CDS encoding UDP-2,3-diacylglucosamine diphosphatase; translation: MTHLPPAPSETPCVRAQPAWQRIDFISDLHLDAGEPATFEAWAQHMAHTPADALFILGDLFEVWVGDDNPDPFALQCMAVLKATALRMPVYFMCGNRDFLVGAELLSTTGMQGLSDPTVLDLGTAGDSTPTRILLSHGDALCLDDHDYLAFRAQVRQSEWQAAFLAKPLAERQAYARSVRAQSEALKRSHADYADVDTQAAIAWLKATDAQVLLHGHTHKPAVHDLGDGLSRWVLSDWHADSQPPRLEVLSWLREEAHNPTHGLRRLTLTTN
- a CDS encoding acetyl-CoA carboxylase carboxyltransferase subunit alpha, which gives rise to MAKKTFLDFEQPIAELEGKIDELRYVQSESAVDISDEIDQLSKKSLQLTKEIYSDLTPWQITKIARHAERPYTLDYINDIFTDFVEMHGDRHFADDLSIVGGLARFNGNACMVLGQQKGRDTKERAARNFGMSRPEGYRKALRLMKTAEKFKLPVFTFVDTPGAYPGIDAEERSQSEAIGRNIFEMAQLEVPIITTIIGEGGSGGALAISVADQVLMLQYSVYSVISPEGCASILWKTSERAEDAAEQLGITAHRLKALGLVDKIVNEPVGGAHRDPKQMAAQLKRGLNDAWRQVTDMKVKELLDKRYERLQSYGRYTDTKADAR
- the cysS gene encoding cysteine--tRNA ligase; this encodes MTLRIHNTLTRALENFSPLEPGHVRMYVCGMTVYDLCHLGHARSMVAFDVVQRWLKASGYRVTYVRNITDIDDKIIKRSLENGETVRGLTDRMIDALHQDADALGIERPTHEPRAMDYVPQMLAMIGILQDKGLAYQASNGDVNYAVRKFPGYGKLSGKSLDELQAGERVAVDDGKQDPLDFVLWKSAKTSEPDEVKWASPFGAGRPGWHIECSAMSCEMLGQSFDIHGGGADLQFPHHENEIAQSEGANGQKMASVWMHNGFINVDNEKMSKSLGNFFTIRDVLKEFDAETVRFFVVRSHYRSQLNYSDVHLNDARGALKRLYTALGTVTPDEVTIDWAEPHAARFKAAMDEDFGTPEAVAVLFELASEVNRTQSAQTAGLLKALGGVLGLLQDDPKAFAQAGAGVDEEAIQAQIAARAAAKAAKNFAEADRIRQALAADGIVLKDSPTGTTWERG
- a CDS encoding DNA-3-methyladenine glycosylase 2 family protein, with amino-acid sequence MGQDKVTIATPEYWAEACKHLVKKDRVMKRLIPQFGEASLQSRGDAFVTLARSIVGQQVSVKAAQTVWDRFVKLPRKITPANVLKLKVDDMRAAGLSARKVEYIVDLALHFDNGALHVKKWSEMTDDAIIEELVAIRGIGRWTAEMFLIFHLMRPNVLPLDDVGLINGISHNYFSGEAVSRSEAREVAAAWAPYCSVATWYIWRSLDPLPVEY
- a CDS encoding tetratricopeptide repeat protein, yielding MTNPHAPSSAKYLAMPAARQTFAQTRWVTAWTLGLALGFSSLNVTAQSVEALEWQPGQSTLPTVISTPHNDVRKLLRQAKYPQALLLVNKGLAANPRDPQMQFWQGYIFEQLGQPEMALKVYIDLTQEYPELAEPHNNLGVIYAAKGDYPNAKASLDKALRANPNYAAAHENMGDLLVNMARHSYAQSLAIEPKQRDLTQKMERLKPVLAMTQGKP
- a CDS encoding peptidylprolyl isomerase; this encodes MSNPQVELHILDHGVITIELDAEKAPKCTENFLHYVNKGHYDKTIFHRVIPGFMVQGGGFEPGMTQKECDAPIENEANNGLKNNHYTLAMARTSDPHSATAQFFINVADNEFLNHKAPSMQGWGYAVFGKVVSGNDVVDKIAAVKTGRKGFHDDVPKEDVVIEKAVAL
- a CDS encoding DUF349 domain-containing protein gives rise to the protein MTDSSNKPLDLAALDKLTGGAFTVSTSADRTARLRDWLAGQPTLEQLQAVFDEMSHRDKGAAKVLREKLDELRRSKDQDALVQEWAAKGEALRDAAHINLGDAMGWQRDAAKAGAPLSREPLAGLKTALAERVKAIEDLQHQTQVQREAAVLLAQRIEVLSTKPWQDALAQRDALQADLDRWVAQAQALAADAQWPSVDAKFAPALQTSTQQVQAVWTAFCEALTLTEAAAADAAAPLPAVPAWSDQIRVARGEVLPQAAAPAKAPKPAAAGVDATRKVKPTADKAVVDQKRLELAMQAEALFKPAPAAKPAKAKAAKAEDAAQEAVVIEPVVTEAPAAEVAPSVAEAAPSAETAAPEATTQAVEAEKPAAKADDVARIPAMGGRKMQETLRNLREQWKKIDKEAAPNPALWKRFDSACNRAHEVVDAWLKEARAQTTAHKAQRLALIEEVKAWSVEHANGPDWKGVARQLHQFAQRWRESGHLSEKMFAELQPVWKTAIHAAHEPLENAQKASLARRHALIAEAQALGAATSLRVDAVKALQQRWQEEAHTVVLDRKQEQKLWDAFRQPIDEAFARKSSVREQSQAALTPYDKAVLDAAKALDSATAKGDGAAIRAAMQALEQIARGEVVASPAAAATPAASIEQAAEAVTPSDASEAPATETAPSDTSAGDVTDASVSEDAVAEPVAEAAPVKPKAAPRPVVAVRGDDRPGQKRTEAAPAARGGRDGKPGGKFGDKPSFGRDGKPSRDGGREGFAPRGPRLGDAAFRAQRHALESAQDALRRLAAQAHGEVLTQLMHAWEKRDAAQLPAAQAIGSKLSPAQRTQWSQALAAQPKGDAVTPLLRLEVAADLPTPAAQMDARRALQLQMLTRRNDPSPQMTWAADAAQVLGGAYDEAAARRLQAALKVLLKR
- a CDS encoding peptidylprolyl isomerase, which produces MTLSLLNRRTLCGLSFCALAWLGLAPAAIAQDAPRVKFVTNAGEFVVEVYPDKAPKTVDNFLQYVRDKHYEGTIFHRVIGNFMVQGGGYDQRYIERRTRPPVEHEGREALAKGGPRNTVGTLAMARTNVPNSATAQFFINVVDNGFLDPSPQQPGYTVFGKVISGMETITKIKSVQTGFGGPFPSDVPRTPIVIQSATVL
- the tilS gene encoding tRNA lysidine(34) synthetase TilS gives rise to the protein MAVTPTPKLTPANFPSLDALQHLGPFAVALSGGADSTALVIACATRWPGRVYAVHVHHGLQAAADGFEAHCVALCERLHVPLVVQRVNATHVAGESPEDAARQARYRALAEALQNNWGGQIQHMALAQHADDQAETLLLALSRGAGLPGLACMPAVAQRQGVTYHRPWLDVPGSQLRDALKAAGETWVEDPTNTDTRYTRNRIRAALLPVIEQAFPSFRQTFARSASHAAQAQTLLQEVADHDLQLVGNPPAIKALQHLSEARQSNVLRHWLALEHSQASAAQLQALLVQVKACTTRGHHIDIKVGRGFVRRDGAVLRCYNL